In the Enterococcus rotai genome, CACGCCGAGGAGAAACATTATCCTTGGAAGAATTTGGTCGTTTGAGTAATACCTTAGAAAAAAATCGTTAACTGGAAGATAGATTGAGAAAAGAAGTTCTATGCTTTTCTCAGTCTATTTTTCACCCTATGCATAATGTGAAGGGATATACTTGGAATCAGAAAGAAACTCTAATTTATTTTGACTTTATGTAAAATTATTGAATTGGGTTATTGACTTTTTCAAAATATCAAGCATAATTATATTTAGAAAGCGCTTTCTGTCGCTAGGAGTGAGACTGTGGAAAATAAGAAAACAAGAAATGTTACTTGGATGTTGGCAGCTATTTTTCTAGGATACACTTGTATTTATGTGGATAAAACGACAATTGGCATGTCACTGGTGACGATTGCAAATGATCTAGGTTTTGATCCCCAACAAAAGGGATTGATATTAAGTGCATTTTTTCTAGGTTATACGATTTTTCAAATTCCATTTGGGTATTTGTCTAATAAAATCGGAACTAGAAAAATGATGATTGCTTCAGTTTTTTTAGTGGGAATTTTTCTTTTTTTATTTGGTTTTGGCTTTTCATTATTGTATTTAATTTTTATTCGCTTTATGACAGGAGCCGTTGCGCATTCGGGTTATCCATCTTCTGTAAGTACCTTTATTTCACAAGAGTTACCAATGGAAAAACGAGGTCCGGCGCAATCTACGATGATTGCCTCCTCAGGTTTTGCAGCGATCGTAGGACCATTATTGATCGCTCCACTGTTACTTCAAGTTGGTTGGCATAAGACCTATTATTTTTTAGGAGCGGCTGTATTATTGATTGCTGTTTTAATGTACTTTGTGATTCCAAAAGAGTTTGGCGGCGTAAAGGAACAGCTGCAAAATAAGTCGGCGATTTCATTTCGAGAAGTATTAAAAGATCGAAATGTCTGGATTTTGATTTTTGCCGCTTTTTTCATCAATGCGGCGATTTATGGGCTGAATGGGTGGATGGCGACTTATCTTGTAGAAGCTCATGGTCTTGGTTTATCTCAAACTGCTTACGTAACAGCTGTCATTGGCTTTTTCACAATGGTTGCAGCGATGGTTGGCGGTGTTATGGTAAATAAATTTTTCATTGGTAAAGAGAAAAATGTTATTTTTGTGGCAACCGTAGGCGGTGGAATTTTTGCTGTGTTAGTTTCAGTCGTTGGAACATTTGTATTGAGTATGATTGCATTAACACTCGCTGTTGCCTGTGCTAGTTTGGCATTTGCAACGTTGATGAGTATTCCATTGAAACTATTTCCATCAGATGAAGTTTCTGCAAAATATGCAACAATTAATGCAATCGGTGTTTCAGGTGGTTTTGTTGCCCCAACGATTATTGGAGCCCTGATTCAATTGTCAAATGGTGCTTTCTTCAGTTCCTTCTTATTTATAGGCATTTCATTTGTAGTTGCAGGAACTATCACCTTACTGGTTCAAAAAAAGAAAGAATCCTAGTTCAGAGTTTTGAAAAAATAAAAAGGGTGTGAGAAAATGTGTACAGGTATCACAGTTAAGTCAAAAGCAGGCAATAGTTATTGGGGCCGAACTCAAGAATTTAATTTGTTGTTGGAATATGATGGTGCAATTATTCCTAGAAGTTATGATTTACATGTTTCGTTAGATCATTTCTTAACACAATATGC is a window encoding:
- a CDS encoding MFS transporter: MENKKTRNVTWMLAAIFLGYTCIYVDKTTIGMSLVTIANDLGFDPQQKGLILSAFFLGYTIFQIPFGYLSNKIGTRKMMIASVFLVGIFLFLFGFGFSLLYLIFIRFMTGAVAHSGYPSSVSTFISQELPMEKRGPAQSTMIASSGFAAIVGPLLIAPLLLQVGWHKTYYFLGAAVLLIAVLMYFVIPKEFGGVKEQLQNKSAISFREVLKDRNVWILIFAAFFINAAIYGLNGWMATYLVEAHGLGLSQTAYVTAVIGFFTMVAAMVGGVMVNKFFIGKEKNVIFVATVGGGIFAVLVSVVGTFVLSMIALTLAVACASLAFATLMSIPLKLFPSDEVSAKYATINAIGVSGGFVAPTIIGALIQLSNGAFFSSFLFIGISFVVAGTITLLVQKKKES